One window of the Eucalyptus grandis isolate ANBG69807.140 chromosome 6, ASM1654582v1, whole genome shotgun sequence genome contains the following:
- the LOC104448860 gene encoding probable cinnamyl alcohol dehydrogenase 6, translated as MAQETQNHTLSVSGWAAYDSSGEIKPYTFKRRENGVNDVTIEVLYCGICHTDLHYAKNEWGITMYPVVPGHEITGVVIKVGCNAGKFKIGDRVGVGCLAASCLKCEFCADSQENYCDQMQFTYNGIFWDGSITYGGYSNVIVADYRYVVPIPENLPMDSVAPLLCAGITVFSPLKDNGMLGSPGKKMGVVGLGGLGHVAVKFGKAFGHHVTVLSTSPSKETEAKGRLGADDFIVSTNSQQMQAGKRSLDFILDTVSAQHSLGPILELLKVDGTLVTVGAPDQPLELPPFPLIFGKRSVKGSMTGGMRDTQEMMDLCGKHNITCDVEVIAPDTINEAMDRLAKNDVRYRFVIDIAGRISNI; from the exons ATGGCTCAAGAGACTCAGAACCACACGCTCTCGGTGTCCGGCTGGGCTGCCTACGACTCCTCCGGCGAGATCAAACCCTACACCTTCAAACGCAG AGAGAATGGCGTGAACGATGTGACGATCGAGGTCTTGTACTGCGGAATTTGCCACACCGATCTCCACTATGCCAAGAACGAGTGGGGCATCACCATGTACCCTGTTGTCCCtgg GCATGAAATAACGGGGGTGGTGATTAAGGTGGGATGCAACGCGGGCAAGTTCAAGATCGGGGACCGTGTTGGGGTGGGCTGCCTGGCGGCCTCCTGCCTCAAGTGCGAGTTCTGTGCCGACTCCCAGGAGAACTACTGCGACCAGATGCAGTTCACGTACAACGGCATCTTCTGGGACGGCTCCATCACCTATGGTGGCTACTCCAACGTCATCGTCGCCGATTACCG ATATGTGGTGCCCATACCCGAGAACTTACCCATGGACTCGGTGGCACCACTGCTGTGCGCGGGAATCACGGTGTTCAGCCCGCTGAAGGACAACGGCATGCTGGGCTCACCGGGTAAGAAGATGGGGGTGGTGGGGCTCGGCGGGCTTGGCCACGTGGCGGTTAAGTTCGGGAAGGCGTTCGGCCACCATGTCACGGTCCTCAGCACATCCCCATCGAAAGAGACAGAGGCCAAGGGGCGCTTGGGTGCTGATGACTTCATTGTCAGCACCAATTCTCAGCAAATGCAG GCCGGGAAGAGGAGCCTGGATTTCATTTTGGACACGGTATCGGCTCAGCACTCTCTTGGGCCCATCCTGGAGTTGCTCAAAGTGGATGGAACTTTGGTCACGGTGGGTGCACCTGATCAGCCCCTCGAATTGCCTCCCTTCCCTCTAATTTTCG gTAAAAGGAGTGTCAAAGGTAGCATGACAGGAGGGATGAGAGATACGCAGGAGATGATGGATTTGTGCGGCAAACACAACATCACTTGTGACGTCGAGGTCATCGCCCCAGACACGATCAATGAGGCCATGGACCGCCTTGCCAAGAACGATGTGAGATACCGGTTCGTGATCGACATCGCTGGGAGGATATCGAATATTTGA